Proteins from one Paenibacillus amylolyticus genomic window:
- a CDS encoding phosphotransferase, with the protein MTIFHYVAVQYDIGNIVEFNAIEHGNSSKAMLIESTQGKFVLRKLRNEQQAWIEYEMVQALANVNISPSMVQTKYKIPYITYTNEIYNLQIYIEDLLPRSQSNIDFVRLGQVIGLFHRTTSHLKVAGMEDRFELSQLWGEVSNVVLASSSEQIRTLAQLTVECLGFRKTNHSVIHGDLGMWNLLFTKESIYIIDFGEVRMDDHHFDLAAVLTSTIPASTHRQELGKIMADFEEGYVQENANFNRRQLYEQLQVWMLRGFLAVIRERGDGPSTIGYVERKRKLLGMFERILCRIETF; encoded by the coding sequence ATGACAATTTTTCATTACGTGGCAGTTCAATATGACATTGGGAATATTGTAGAATTTAATGCTATAGAACACGGTAATAGTTCTAAAGCGATGTTGATTGAGTCTACACAAGGTAAGTTCGTTTTACGTAAACTGAGGAACGAACAACAGGCGTGGATTGAGTATGAAATGGTTCAGGCATTGGCAAACGTAAACATTTCACCATCCATGGTACAGACAAAATATAAGATTCCGTATATTACATATACTAATGAGATTTATAATTTGCAGATCTACATAGAGGATTTGCTTCCGCGTTCCCAAAGTAACATTGACTTTGTTCGGTTAGGTCAGGTGATCGGTCTTTTTCATCGTACGACGAGTCATCTTAAGGTTGCTGGTATGGAAGATCGTTTCGAGTTATCTCAATTATGGGGTGAGGTTTCCAATGTAGTGTTAGCTTCGTCATCTGAACAAATTCGTACGTTAGCCCAGCTTACAGTGGAGTGTCTGGGATTTCGCAAAACGAACCATTCAGTCATTCATGGGGATCTGGGCATGTGGAATTTGTTGTTTACAAAAGAGTCTATCTACATTATTGATTTCGGTGAAGTAAGGATGGACGATCATCATTTTGATCTGGCAGCTGTACTAACTTCTACAATTCCCGCATCAACACATAGGCAAGAACTTGGAAAGATTATGGCTGACTTTGAAGAGGGTTATGTGCAGGAGAATGCTAATTTTAACAGGAGGCAGCTATACGAACAGTTACAAGTATGGATGTTACGCGGATTTTTGGCAGTAATCAGGGAGAGGGGAGATGGCCCCTCGACCATTGGATATGTAGAACGAAAACGGAAGCTGCTAGGCATGTTTGAACGTATTCTTTGCCGAATCGAAACATTTTAG
- a CDS encoding copper amine oxidase N-terminal domain-containing protein — MKMKMKKFIAPVLSLTLLMPGIAGAASAAQTPMTMMKASVNTPAADLRANLDHLLSEHFALAVTAMAKAYDGAKDADAAYKALDQNALDMQPAIASLYGEAGAKEFERIFRAHNKYTDDLVKATKMGNQAGIKQAQANINGFVDEFSTFLSTATEGKLPKAAAKQALQVHEDLVQKVFDEYVAGDYADAYKAYREGFKEMFDVSKALSTAITTQMPEKFENTKADTKAADLRSALNHLASEHFALSALQMQEEFDGRTAASNALITAEAGNTADFKAAIASVYGNDGANAFEKIWVTNHVNAQSDYVKAVKNNDAAARAAVEKRIDGFTTEFATFLDSATAGNLPKAAGQQALTTHENQVQNVLNQYAAGNYDASYTTNREGFKVMFGVGQALGNAIVTQFNDKFQEPATPAPAPEMTTVWMQLNSKMLKINDKTTNMDTTPVLWKNTTYIPLRFLSEGIGATVKWDKKAQQVTVMAGDDTLEFWVNNNVMEVNGVKKNVGATVFVNKDGRTQVPLRFIAELLNWDVKWAQKDGSITLTKSM; from the coding sequence ATGAAAATGAAAATGAAGAAGTTTATCGCGCCTGTACTTAGCTTGACACTATTGATGCCGGGAATCGCTGGAGCAGCTTCCGCAGCACAGACACCAATGACAATGATGAAAGCATCCGTGAATACACCTGCGGCTGACTTGAGAGCAAACCTGGACCACCTGCTGTCCGAGCACTTTGCACTCGCAGTAACGGCAATGGCCAAAGCATATGACGGAGCAAAAGATGCAGATGCAGCCTACAAAGCACTCGACCAGAATGCACTGGATATGCAACCAGCGATTGCTTCCCTATATGGTGAGGCAGGTGCCAAAGAATTCGAACGCATCTTCCGCGCTCATAACAAATACACCGATGATCTGGTGAAAGCAACCAAAATGGGCAACCAGGCTGGGATCAAACAAGCACAGGCAAACATCAACGGTTTCGTGGATGAGTTCTCCACATTCCTGAGCACAGCTACCGAAGGCAAATTGCCAAAAGCAGCAGCCAAACAAGCGCTGCAAGTACATGAAGATCTCGTGCAAAAAGTATTTGATGAGTATGTAGCTGGAGATTATGCTGATGCATACAAGGCTTACCGTGAAGGTTTCAAAGAAATGTTCGACGTAAGTAAGGCACTTTCCACAGCAATTACTACACAAATGCCTGAGAAATTCGAAAATACCAAAGCGGATACCAAAGCAGCTGATCTGAGATCTGCACTCAACCACTTGGCTTCCGAACACTTTGCGCTTTCGGCTCTGCAAATGCAAGAGGAATTTGATGGACGTACAGCCGCTTCCAACGCACTGATTACAGCTGAAGCTGGAAATACAGCTGACTTCAAAGCAGCGATTGCTTCCGTTTACGGTAACGATGGTGCCAATGCTTTCGAGAAAATTTGGGTAACCAATCACGTTAATGCGCAAAGCGACTATGTAAAAGCCGTGAAAAACAACGATGCTGCGGCTCGTGCAGCAGTAGAGAAACGTATTGACGGATTTACAACAGAATTCGCGACATTCCTGGATTCCGCAACAGCTGGCAATCTGCCAAAAGCAGCAGGACAACAAGCCCTGACAACACATGAAAATCAAGTGCAAAACGTATTGAATCAATATGCAGCAGGCAACTATGATGCTTCTTACACAACGAATCGTGAAGGCTTCAAAGTGATGTTTGGTGTAGGTCAAGCCTTGGGTAACGCGATTGTGACTCAATTTAACGACAAATTCCAAGAGCCAGCAACACCTGCACCAGCGCCAGAAATGACAACGGTGTGGATGCAACTGAACAGCAAAATGCTGAAAATTAACGACAAAACAACCAACATGGATACCACACCAGTGCTTTGGAAAAACACAACATACATTCCACTGCGTTTCTTGAGTGAAGGTATTGGCGCAACGGTGAAATGGGACAAAAAAGCACAACAAGTAACGGTAATGGCTGGCGATGATACCCTTGAATTCTGGGTGAACAACAACGTTATGGAAGTCAACGGCGTGAAGAAAAACGTGGGTGCTACGGTATTTGTAAACAAAGATGGACGTACGCAAGTACCTCTGCGTTTCATTGCTGAACTTCTGAACTGGGACGTGAAATGGGCACAAAAAGATGGTTCCATTACGCTGACTAAATCCATGTAA
- a CDS encoding FixH family protein: protein MSGQARWFMPFIVLVLLTVGCSYEEQSQSGEMPEMIKVKLVVPEKASLHKPIQLQVKLTQGDAPLSDADHVQFQIWNELDDPPSVSPEQGMMTAEELENQGAITANETEEGLYEIQYTFEEPGTYVVQVHVTHGAMHSMPRARIVAE from the coding sequence ATGAGCGGACAAGCTCGTTGGTTCATGCCCTTCATTGTTTTGGTCCTCCTGACAGTAGGATGCTCCTATGAGGAACAGTCACAATCGGGTGAGATGCCAGAGATGATCAAAGTGAAACTTGTCGTTCCAGAGAAGGCTTCTCTTCATAAACCAATACAGTTGCAGGTGAAGCTCACACAGGGAGATGCACCGTTAAGCGATGCTGACCATGTGCAATTCCAGATCTGGAATGAACTTGATGATCCGCCTTCTGTATCTCCGGAGCAAGGTATGATGACAGCTGAAGAACTGGAGAATCAGGGGGCTATTACTGCCAATGAGACAGAGGAAGGGCTGTATGAAATCCAGTATACCTTTGAAGAACCAGGTACGTATGTGGTACAGGTCCATGTTACGCACGGAGCAATGCATAGCATGCCGAGAGCAAGAATTGTGGCGGAATGA
- a CDS encoding LacI family DNA-binding transcriptional regulator, producing MATIHDVALRAGVSVTTVSRVLNNRGYISQKTRDKVYQTMDELNYRPNEIARSLLRKQSNVIGLIIPDVSHPFFGELANYVEYHAYQNGFKIMLCNSHMDPSKEREYVEMLKGNRVDGIIMGSHTLEVDEYMNLHSPIVTFDRKIGEDIPFISSDNYQGGVMAAELLLSKNRRHLAHICGNLELQMLSNRRTTGFVDTLQAHGVKPVMIHETDLNVFDQHQYTELVDKLLAQHPEVDGLFVTSDLMAVHALKQIVLGGRKVPDEIAIVGYDDSRAAGYTVPGITTIRQPVEAMAKLAIDLIRRQIAEEKIGMEHILPVTLVEKRRPDTGRFFLFVLLPRKNQG from the coding sequence ATGGCAACTATTCATGATGTTGCACTCAGGGCAGGAGTTTCTGTAACTACCGTCTCGCGTGTATTAAACAACCGGGGATATATCAGTCAGAAGACTCGGGACAAAGTGTATCAAACCATGGATGAACTGAACTATCGCCCCAACGAAATTGCCCGTTCTCTTCTGCGTAAGCAATCCAATGTGATAGGCTTGATTATTCCCGATGTATCTCATCCGTTTTTTGGAGAACTGGCTAACTATGTTGAGTACCATGCATACCAGAATGGATTTAAAATTATGTTATGCAACTCCCACATGGACCCTTCCAAAGAGCGTGAATATGTGGAAATGCTCAAGGGGAATCGCGTGGATGGCATTATTATGGGAAGTCATACATTGGAAGTCGATGAGTATATGAACCTGCATTCCCCAATTGTGACCTTTGATCGTAAGATCGGTGAAGACATCCCTTTTATCTCATCTGATAACTATCAGGGAGGGGTTATGGCTGCTGAATTGCTACTCTCGAAGAACAGACGGCATTTGGCACATATTTGCGGTAATTTGGAATTGCAAATGCTCTCCAATCGCCGGACGACAGGTTTCGTTGATACATTGCAGGCTCATGGAGTCAAGCCGGTCATGATTCATGAAACCGATCTGAATGTGTTTGATCAGCATCAGTATACGGAATTGGTGGATAAGCTGCTTGCACAACACCCGGAGGTGGATGGGCTGTTTGTAACGAGTGATCTGATGGCGGTGCATGCGCTGAAGCAGATCGTGTTAGGTGGGCGCAAGGTACCTGATGAGATCGCTATTGTAGGTTATGATGACAGTCGTGCGGCAGGGTATACGGTGCCTGGCATAACAACGATTAGGCAGCCGGTGGAGGCTATGGCTAAGCTGGCGATTGATCTGATTCGGCGTCAGATCGCGGAAGAGAAGATCGGAATGGAGCATATTTTGCCAGTTACCTTAGTGGAGAAGAGACGACCTGATACAGGTCGTTTTTTCCTGTTTGTCCTTTTGCCTCGAAAAAATCAAGGATAA
- a CDS encoding ABC transporter substrate-binding protein: protein MKREQRWMMKLSVLSLIMMLVLSACGSKAATESNSSSEGSSSESVKITLLNSKSEINSQLEQAAKDFHAENPNVTLEIVPVGSGQSPFEKASALYASGSPTTMMMLDTGDVEKFKDRVLDLTSESWMKDAVENSTAATTFDGKNYAFPFSIEGYGFIYNQNVLDQAVGGTFDPKSVQTTAQLDELFQKIAATGKSPLIVSPMDWSLGAHYLGLAYGGQSPDRGKVDQFITDLKAGQVDLASNAVFNGLLDTFDLMKTYNIDKASPLSGTYERGPEVLGKGEVGIWFQGNWAWPQISSFDTADGKYGFLPVPVSNNADDFGNTQISAAVSKRILLDKEKSTPAQQEAAKKFLDWIVYNEKGQDFLVNQASIIPAFSNITLEPTDPLGKSISEYIKAGKIEESMSTLPADHWSKLGASMQKYLADVIDRAGLASEIQAYWSNVK, encoded by the coding sequence ATGAAAAGAGAACAGAGATGGATGATGAAATTATCGGTATTGTCTTTGATTATGATGCTTGTATTGTCAGCATGTGGAAGTAAAGCAGCGACGGAGTCCAACTCCTCCTCTGAGGGGAGCAGCAGTGAGAGTGTCAAAATCACCTTGCTCAATTCCAAGTCGGAAATTAACAGTCAGCTGGAGCAAGCGGCTAAAGACTTCCATGCCGAAAATCCAAATGTCACACTAGAAATTGTACCTGTAGGCAGTGGACAGTCTCCGTTTGAAAAAGCGTCTGCTTTGTATGCTTCCGGCAGTCCTACAACGATGATGATGCTGGATACAGGGGATGTCGAGAAATTCAAGGATCGTGTTCTGGATCTCACATCCGAGTCTTGGATGAAGGACGCTGTGGAGAATAGCACAGCGGCTACGACGTTTGATGGCAAAAATTATGCCTTCCCGTTCTCTATTGAAGGATATGGATTCATCTATAACCAGAATGTTTTGGATCAGGCAGTAGGTGGAACATTTGATCCAAAGTCTGTACAGACCACTGCACAACTTGATGAGTTGTTCCAAAAGATCGCTGCTACTGGAAAATCACCTTTAATTGTATCTCCGATGGATTGGTCGCTTGGTGCGCATTATCTGGGGCTTGCATATGGTGGGCAGTCGCCGGACCGTGGGAAGGTGGATCAATTCATAACTGATCTGAAGGCAGGTCAAGTGGACCTTGCTTCCAACGCCGTGTTTAATGGCTTGTTAGATACATTTGATCTGATGAAAACCTACAATATTGACAAGGCTTCTCCCCTGTCCGGAACTTATGAACGTGGACCTGAGGTGCTTGGCAAGGGTGAGGTTGGCATCTGGTTCCAGGGCAACTGGGCATGGCCGCAAATTTCAAGCTTTGATACAGCAGATGGAAAATACGGCTTCCTGCCAGTACCTGTGAGCAATAATGCAGATGATTTCGGTAATACGCAAATCTCTGCTGCCGTATCCAAACGAATATTGTTGGATAAGGAAAAGAGCACACCAGCACAACAGGAAGCTGCGAAGAAATTTTTGGATTGGATTGTTTATAACGAAAAGGGTCAGGATTTCCTGGTGAATCAAGCCAGTATTATTCCGGCATTCAGCAACATTACACTGGAGCCGACCGATCCGCTTGGCAAGTCCATTAGTGAATACATCAAGGCAGGCAAAATCGAGGAATCAATGAGTACACTCCCTGCGGATCACTGGTCCAAACTGGGTGCGTCCATGCAGAAATACTTGGCTGACGTCATTGACCGTGCCGGACTTGCGAGCGAAATTCAGGCATACTGGAGCAACGTGAAATAA
- a CDS encoding carbohydrate ABC transporter permease, giving the protein MAGQSRILNWIKFSALIVVMILFVFPFVLLIVNSFKANQEITSDPLGLPSSFQFDNYVNAFDKMGYVSAFSNSLLITIAGVLLIALFAAMTAHYFVRHNSKLNQYLFFLMVAAMIIPFQAIMIPLVKIYGSLSLLDNKWSLIYMYIGFGSPLAVFIYHGFIKSIPLELEEAALMDGCGRVQTFFRIVLPVLLPTTVTISVLNVLWIWNDFLLPSLVLTSSEQRTLPLSTFYFYGTYTVDYGPLMAGLVLTLLPVLIVYLFAQKYIIQGVMQGAIK; this is encoded by the coding sequence ATGGCTGGACAATCGCGCATTCTCAACTGGATAAAGTTTAGTGCATTAATCGTTGTAATGATTTTGTTTGTATTTCCGTTTGTACTTCTCATCGTCAATTCGTTCAAAGCTAACCAGGAAATTACTTCCGATCCGCTAGGGTTACCAAGCTCCTTTCAATTCGATAATTATGTCAATGCGTTTGACAAAATGGGTTATGTATCCGCCTTCAGCAATTCGTTGCTCATAACCATTGCAGGTGTATTACTGATTGCTCTTTTTGCGGCGATGACAGCGCATTACTTTGTTCGTCACAATAGCAAGCTGAATCAGTATCTCTTTTTCCTGATGGTAGCTGCGATGATTATTCCGTTTCAGGCTATTATGATTCCGCTGGTTAAAATATATGGCTCGCTCAGCCTGCTGGATAACAAGTGGTCGCTGATCTACATGTATATTGGCTTTGGCAGTCCGCTCGCCGTATTTATCTATCATGGCTTTATCAAAAGTATTCCCCTGGAGCTTGAAGAGGCGGCTCTAATGGATGGCTGCGGCAGAGTGCAAACCTTTTTTCGCATCGTACTGCCGGTGTTACTGCCAACAACCGTAACGATTAGCGTGCTGAATGTATTGTGGATATGGAATGATTTTCTGCTACCTTCCCTGGTGCTGACTTCATCCGAGCAGCGTACGCTGCCGCTGTCCACGTTTTATTTTTATGGAACATACACAGTTGATTACGGTCCATTGATGGCTGGTCTGGTCTTGACCTTGCTGCCAGTACTGATCGTGTATCTGTTTGCACAGAAGTACATTATTCAGGGGGTCATGCAAGGGGCTATCAAATAA